CTCATCTTGTAAAGAACAATAGAAACCTTGGTGATACTATTGAAGTTTCCTATTTTTGAACTACATCAgctatgataaaaaaaaaaaatacatcgGCGTGTATAGATGTTGGAGCTATTTGATGAAATTTAGCATAACTCCCCCTATTGAAATCTCTCACCTTACCAAGAAGATTTTAGGTGAGACTCCATTATAAGCTATCTGTAACCTAGCTTCTAAAAAAGAGGGGATATCTTTGCATAACATTTGTCAAATTATGTAGTTGAAAAAaacaatgatgattttttgacGTATGGACAGATTTGAAATCAAGTTGGAAGtaagctttttttttgttgataatttggaataaaatttgaTTAACCTTAGGGAATCAGCATGGGGAAAAAGTGTCAAAAGTACATATTCTTTTTGTGGTCTgataaaaagttttaaaagtGTAGATGGTAACATTCAATGGCATATCTCAGGCATTCTtctcattaataaaaaaaaaaattaaaagaggtttttggctaaaaaaagaaaaggaaaggtcaAGAATGGCGCTCTCTTCACCCACCCACTGCTCTTCACTGACACTCTCCCCTCACTTCAAAAGCCACTCTCCCACACTCTCACCGTCTCCAAAAAAACCCAGCCAAGATGAGAAACCGCCAAGTCCAAATCCTCTCTCTGCTCATCACCTTCGCCTCCGCCGCCACCCTCCTCTCCACTCCCGCCGCTGCCCAGCCGCCGCCGTTCTCGTGCGACCCATCGAGCCCCTCCACCAAGTCCTTCCCCTTCTGCAAGGCCTCGCTCCCCATCAGCAAGCGCGCCCAGGACGTCGTCTCCAGGCTCACATTGGACGAGAAGATCTCGCAGCTGGTCAGCTCCACCCCGGCCATCCCCCGGCTCGGCGTCCCCGCCTACGAGTGGTGGTCCGAGTCCCTCCACGGCGTCTCCAACGCCGGCCGCGGCATCCACTTCGACGGCACCATCAAGTCCGCCACCAGCTTCCCCCAGGTCATCCTCACCGCCgcctccttcgacgccgacCTCTGGTACCGCATCGGCCAGGTAAGCTCCCGAACCCCCCCGCCCCCAAAAAGACCACTCGCTATTCCAGAAAGAGGGCACCGAACACAGAAGTGACCCGACCCGAATCGACCCGAATCGGTGGCATCGCAGGTGATAGGGACCGAGGCGAGGGCGGTGTACAACGCGGGGCAGGCGACGGGGATGACGTTCTGGGCGCCCAACATCAACATATTCAGAGACCCGAGGTGGGGGAGAGGGCAGGAGACGCCCGGCGAGGACCCGCTGGTCACCGGAAAGTACGCCGTCTCGTACGTGCGAGGCGTCCAGGGCGACCGCCCCCAGGGCGGAGGGAAGTCCCGAGGGGGTCTCCAGGCGTCCGCTTGCTGCAAGCACTTCACCGCCTACGATCTGGACCGCTGGAAGGGCGTGGATCGTTACGACTTCGATGCTCAGGTGAGTGACAGGACTTAAAAAATGATCCGCTACCCTCGTGCTCTCCTGCACCTCGTCATTTTCTTATACAACGTTTGGCGGATTTCCCGAGCGTCTTGTCTTGTGGGGTTAACTGATGCTTTAGGATGTTTTGGAAGTTTGTGTCTGGCTTTGGAGCGGATTTAGGACGGGGTTCAAAGATTCCTTCTCGCTCTTCCCTCCTTCACAAGTTAAATTGCCCATAAGAGCACGTGATTAGGGCTGAAGCAGATCATGAGTGTCCATTAATTGAGGGATTATTCAATTGGGCCTTTGACTGATTGGTGgcatttttaaaaaggaaaggtGCTGCACATCTGCTGTTTTATTCTAGGAAATTACCGAAAGTGAATTCGGGCCATACATGAGTGAATTTTGTAAGATTACCAAAAAGTGAATTCGGCCCATGCGTGAGTGAATTTTATTAGATTATGTTGTGGGCCATGATCGTTatctgaatttaatttattcaacctaGGTCGAGCTCTGAAAGATGTCCGACTTTTACTGTCTATACTTCCTTAAAAGGATGAGCTTCttgtcctctttttctttttcaaatagcTAGGAGAATAGCTTATTGCACCGTCTTCATCGAAGGTGAATAGGTGAATTTACTCATTATAAGAAAGAAAAGCGTATACCATCATAAATCGTTTGCATCACTCTGAGCATTGTCGTGCATTGATCGTTCCTGTGATTGTAGTACATTGATAGAATAGGTTCCACTGAACAACAATGTATAACGTATATTACGTTTTTAGAGCATGAGACAAGGACATTGCGGGAAGACATGGACGGTGGAAGTTGCATATAAGTTTGCCCGTATGACCTGGTTGCTTTTCTTAAAAGTTAGAATCAAATCTTGTGGGAACAGTAGCGGTAAAGATTTGGGTTGCTTTTTTGGACTACCTGGTCTCACTTAACTTACGATGTTTGTGTCGAGTCGATTCAGGTGACGGCACAAGACATGGCGGATACGTTCCAGCCACCATTTCAGAAGTGCATTCAGGACGGGAAGGCTAGTGGGATCATGTGCGCTTATAACCGGGTCAACGGCGTCCCTAGCTGCGCCGACTACAATCTTCTCTCCAACATTGCCCGTCGTCAGTGGTCTTTCCACGGGTAAATAAGTGAAAGTGACAAGTCCATTTTAATACTCCATGGCTATTGTagagaagatgaggatgacgtGTTAACTAATAGGAGTTGAGATATGGCAGGTACATAACATCGGATTGCGATGCTGTATCCATCATGTATGACAATCAAAAATACGCCAAGACACCTGAGGATGCCGTTGCCGATGCCCTCAAAGCTGGTATGTTATCCATTCCTTAGCATTTTCATGAACGCTTCCTCATGCTAGCCTCAAATTTCCCTATAACGGTAAAATTCTGCATTGCCCTGTAGCCTAACGGTATATTAAATGCATGGAGTTAGGTAATAATCACCTAATATTTCTCCTATTAGGAGAAGGTAATCTAATAAACACACTCGCGAGATGTCGATTATTAGAGAGTGACCTGAAGAGAGAGATCACTTTATAAGAAAAAGTACTTTTGTTATAACCCTTTCAAATCATGAGTAAGATTCCGATTGATCTTTTACATGTAGCATTGGTATGTCTTGCAAGATTTCAGGGGTATAATGTGAAGGGAAAAAGCCTTAAAAACCCTAGACTTTATCTGTTGTcacatatttatcataaattatttgtgacacaaaaaacttcaaacttgtatctgtgtgacatatttatccctAACTTTTTTCAATAACACTAAAAACCCAATATATACTTGTGCGATACATttattctaaacctttttttttatgatacaaaaaaatCCGAACCTTCTTTTATCACACTAAATTTTTGGAGTAAATATATTACATGGATGCAAGTTTGGGATTtcttgtgtcataaaaaaagaagaagagtaaatGCATAACATTATACAAGTTTAGAGCAAATGTGTCACATAGgtacaagtttgagattttcgTATTATAAAGAAAAGTTGGCGTTAAATGTGTTATAGTGggtataatttagaatttttggtggcttttatCCATTGGTGATTTTCTTCACAAATCACGTGGTATTGCACATAATATAGCTACCTTCATAgtgttctcttttttctttttcttgttttgtggaATCTCCACATATCTGGGTTAGTAATAGTGATTGAAAGATTACATTTAAAACAAGATtaaatcatcaatcaattattaaaaaaatggtgAATCCTTTGATCTTGGTCGATTGAAAGGAGGATTGAGGATATGAACGGGGCCACCACGAGCTGATCTTATCGTACTATTCAAATTGGTCCATCATCTCTTATCCTCAAAAGTCAAAGGCCTTGGCCCTTTATGCTCCCTTTTCTTCACCGCGTTCTATTATgtattcttttgatttttttccccttggtGTCTTTTTTCGCATATTTTCTATGTTTTTGGCCAATGAGATCTTTTCAGCATTTGGGATTTGATTTCGATGAATGGTCCAGCACTAGAATATCTCCCTTTGATTCACGAATAGTCGAGCCTTGGCATGGCATGTCCTTGGAACTTAATGCCTGCAAACAATGTTCGGCTTTGGACCATTTCAGCTTTCGATTTCACGCGTGAATTGGTGATACTGAAGAATGAAGGTTCGGTCACTCAAGACAGAAATGTACAGGGGCAAAAATCAtagaaaagaaacacaaaacaGGAGGAGATCTATCACGTTATGGCCTTAGGCCCTAGCAAATTCAATTATTGTATGCGCCGTGCAAGCAAGatgtccatttttctttataCAGGTAAAGCGAATATGGCCAATaaacaggagagagagagagagagagagagagaatccctTTAAAGTCTTTCCAAGTTTTTCTTTAAATGTCTTTTTGTCACTTTTAGAGGAAAAAATTTGGAAGCATGAAAACAATTTGTGATAGAATTCTATAACTCCTATCGTTTCAACAGCATTGACCTTCACTCATGACCAAAACATTTAGCCAAGATCGCGCATTTTGTGAATCCACAGTTTGCAAACAAAAGCACTGGATCAGTTGTTGATTGCCTTAGAACTGGCAGTACACTACACCGGTGGTTGCCAGATCACCAATCACCTCACATTTTCTCAATTAGTGGAAATACGAAAAAATCATAGTGTGCTTTCGGATTCGGATGAAAGAATGGTGATGCACTCGAATTTGTGAAGTTAATGGTAATGCAACCTGTAGGCATGGATGTCAACTGTGGAACCTATCTGCAAAATCATACCAAATCTGCTGTTGAGCAAAGGAAAGTGTCAGTATCCGAGATAGACAGAGCACTTCACAACCTCTTCTCGGTAAGAATGAGGCTAGGACTCTTCAATGGCGACCCCAAGAAACAGCCATTTGGCAACATAGGCCCTGATCAGGTCTGCTCCCAAAAGCATCAAGATTTGGCTCTCGAGGCTGCTCGAAGTGGCATCGTGCTtctgaagaacaaagaaaagcacCTACCTCTTCAGAGATCGAAGTCTGCATCGCTTGCTGTAATAGGCCCCAATGCCAACAAGGCCTCAAACCTGCTCGGGAACTATGCAGGACCGCCATGCAAGTCTGTGACGCTGCTGCAGGCTCTGCAGAGTTATGTGAAGGACACAAGGTATCAGCCGGGTTGTGACGATGTAGTGTGTTCGTCACCGCAGATTGCCCAGGCTGTGGAAGTAGCGAAAGCAGCAGATCACGTGGTCCTGATCATGGGGTTAGATCAAACTCAAGAGAGGGAGGACTTTGATCGTGTGGATTTGGTCCTTCCTGGCAGGCAACAGGAGTTCATCACGACTGTCGCCCAGGCTGCAAAGAAGCCAGTCATCTTGGTGATTCTTTGTGGAGGTCCTGTTGACATAAGATTCGCCAGAGATGATCAGAACATCGGAAGCATCTTGTGGGCCGGTTATCCTGGTGAGGCCGGCGGGATGGCATTGTCAGAAATCATCTTTGGTGAACATAATCCTGGTAAAATCCTACGATCCCTCTTCACTTCTTGGCTTCTGTACCTGAGTTTCTTGAAAAAATCAGGACGTTTTCTTTTACTATTGAAACAGGAGGGAGATTGCCAGTGACTTGGTACCCGCAAGAATTCACTAGAGTGCCAATGACTGACATGAGGATGAGGCCTGAACCATCCACTGGCTATCCTGGGCGTACATACCGGTTCTACCAAGGCCAGTCGATTTTTGAGTATGGACACGGGCTTAGCTACACAGAATATTCTTATAAGTTCATATCTGTTACCAGGGAACTTTTCTACCTAAGCCAATCCGCTAAATCTCAACCGGATGAAGCCTCAGACGCCTCCCCTCGGTACAGACTAGTTTCAGATTTGGGAGCAGATTTTTGCAAGAAGAGCAATTTTGTGGCCACGGTCAAAGTCAAGAACCATGGCGACATGGTGGGCAAGCACCCAGTGTTGCTCTTTGTGAGGCATGCAAAGCCAAGCAGCGGGAGCCCGATGAAGCAGCTGGTGGCCTTCCAGAGTGTGGAACTGAAGGGGGGCGAAACCATGAAGGTGCAATTGGCATTGAACCCCTGCGACCACCTGAGCCGAGCCAATGAAAATGGTGTGATGATATTAGAAGAAGGGTGGCGCTTCTTGGAGGTGGGAGATCAAGAGTACCCGATCAACGTGATGGCCTGATACGCGAAATTGGGCGGTTGTTCATCTTGCGTTGTTAAGGATTTTATAGCTTGTTGCATCCTTCTATTAACGTTTCAATTGGCAAGTGTAACAAGAAAATGTTCGAACGGCAACTTCTCCCTATTTGCATGAGAAAAGGATCAATAAGGATTAAGCATCAATGAAT
The window above is part of the Eucalyptus grandis isolate ANBG69807.140 chromosome 6, ASM1654582v1, whole genome shotgun sequence genome. Proteins encoded here:
- the LOC104449382 gene encoding probable beta-D-xylosidase 7, whose protein sequence is MRNRQVQILSLLITFASAATLLSTPAAAQPPPFSCDPSSPSTKSFPFCKASLPISKRAQDVVSRLTLDEKISQLVSSTPAIPRLGVPAYEWWSESLHGVSNAGRGIHFDGTIKSATSFPQVILTAASFDADLWYRIGQVIGTEARAVYNAGQATGMTFWAPNINIFRDPRWGRGQETPGEDPLVTGKYAVSYVRGVQGDRPQGGGKSRGGLQASACCKHFTAYDLDRWKGVDRYDFDAQVTAQDMADTFQPPFQKCIQDGKASGIMCAYNRVNGVPSCADYNLLSNIARRQWSFHGYITSDCDAVSIMYDNQKYAKTPEDAVADALKAGMDVNCGTYLQNHTKSAVEQRKVSVSEIDRALHNLFSVRMRLGLFNGDPKKQPFGNIGPDQVCSQKHQDLALEAARSGIVLLKNKEKHLPLQRSKSASLAVIGPNANKASNLLGNYAGPPCKSVTLLQALQSYVKDTRYQPGCDDVVCSSPQIAQAVEVAKAADHVVLIMGLDQTQEREDFDRVDLVLPGRQQEFITTVAQAAKKPVILVILCGGPVDIRFARDDQNIGSILWAGYPGEAGGMALSEIIFGEHNPGGRLPVTWYPQEFTRVPMTDMRMRPEPSTGYPGRTYRFYQGQSIFEYGHGLSYTEYSYKFISVTRELFYLSQSAKSQPDEASDASPRYRLVSDLGADFCKKSNFVATVKVKNHGDMVGKHPVLLFVRHAKPSSGSPMKQLVAFQSVELKGGETMKVQLALNPCDHLSRANENGVMILEEGWRFLEVGDQEYPINVMA